One Peromyscus leucopus breed LL Stock chromosome 2, UCI_PerLeu_2.1, whole genome shotgun sequence DNA window includes the following coding sequences:
- the LOC114704960 gene encoding olfactory receptor 2A12-like: MWMITEKNQSWVSEFILLGFSSDPTTKSILFIVFLLIYLCSVLGNGLIIMLICLDTQLHTPMYFFLCILALLDMCYVTTTMPQMLVHLVAQSQTISFAGCWLQMYVFGSLAATECTLFVVMAYDRYVAICYPLRYTVILNWGLCIRLAAGSCACGFLSLLLHTFFTMSLPYCGPNKVNHYFCEGPAVRSLACMDTHIIEMVDQLLCVFMGIIPISLIVASYVHIAMAIMEIKSTQGRCKAFSTCASHLTVVTLFYVPSTYIYIRPNSSYSPERDKQVSLFYNAFTALLNPVVYSLRNKDIKRAFLKVMGMVG; the protein is encoded by the coding sequence ATGTGGATGATTACAGAGAAGAACCAAAGCTGGGTTTCTGAGTTTATCCTGCTTGGCTTCTCCAGTGACCCCACGACCAAGAGCATCCTCTTCATTGTGTTCCTTCTCATCTACCTATGCTCAGTCCTGGGCAATGGGCTCATCATCATGCTGATCTGCCtggacacacagctgcacactcccatgtacttcttcctctgtaTACTTGCCCTGTTGGATATGTGCTATGtcaccaccaccatgccccagATGTTGGTGCATCTTGTTGCTCAATCTCAGACCATCTCCTTTGCTGGATGCTGGCTGCAGATGTATGTGTTTGGTTCTCTGGCTGCTACTGAATGTACCTTGTTTGTTGTCATGGCTTATGACAGATATGTGGCTATTTGCTACCCACTGCGTTATACTGTTATCCTCAACTGGGGACTGTGCATTCGGTTGGCAGCTGGGTCTTGTGCctgtggttttctctctcttttgttacATACTTTCTTCACCATGAGTCTGCCATATTGTGGGCCCAACAAGGTGAACCACTACTTCTGTGAGGGCCCTGCAGTACGTAGCCTGGCTTGTATGGATACCCACATCATTGAGATGGTAGACCAGCTcttgtgtgtttttatgggtaTTATTCCAATTTCCCTCATTGTGGCCTCCTATGTTCATATTGCCATGGCAATTATGGAGATCAAGTCCACCCAGGGCCGCTGTAAGGCTTTTTCTACCTGTGCCTCCCACCTGACTGTGGTCACACTCTTCTATGTTCCATCCACTTACATCTACATTAGGCCCAACTCGAGCTACTCCCCTGAGCGAGACAAGCAGGTCTCACTCTTTTACAATGCCTTCACAGCTTTGCTCAACCCCGTGGTCTACagtctgagaaacaaagacatcAAGAGGGCATTTCTCAAGGTGATGGGCATGGTAGGGTAG